One genomic window of Glycine max cultivar Williams 82 chromosome 16, Glycine_max_v4.0, whole genome shotgun sequence includes the following:
- the LOC100811897 gene encoding protein NPG1 → MESGKNERVTIREFCANGSCMEAKELEAKLDEGNIQEAESALREGLSLNFEEARALLGKLEYQRGNVEGALRVFDGIDLEAAIQRLQSSLSEKTPVKKGPTRSESPSSVSQHAATLVLEAIYLKAKSLQKLDKFTEAAKECKRVLDAVEKIFGQGIPDTQVDNKLQEIVSHAVELLPELWKQTGCYNEALSAYRNALLSQWNLDNDCCARIQMAFAVFMLYSGVEASPPSLAVQIDGSYVPKNNLEEAILLLMILLRKFSLGKINWDPSIMEHLTFALSACGQTSILAKQFEELAPGVYHRIDRWNFLALCNSGAGENESALNLLRMSLHKHERPDDLISLLLAAKICSEDPHHAAEGAGYAQRAINIAQGLDGHLKGVGLRMLGLCLGKQAKVSSSDFERSMLQSKALQSLEEAVRLEQNNYDLIFELAIQYAEHRNLTAALSCAKQFFDKTGGSKLKGWRLLALVLSAQKRFSEAEVVTDAALDETAKWEQGPLLRLKAKLKISQLRPMDAIEIYRYLLALVQAQRKSSGPLKLSSQVEDYTINEFEVWHGLANLYASLSHWKDAEICLQKARELKEYSAATIHTEGIMFDGRGEYQEALIGTFNAVLFEPNYVPSKILMASLILKMGFKASPVARSLLSDALRIEPTNRMAWYYLGLTHKADGRLVDAADCFQAASMLEESDPIENFSCML, encoded by the exons ATGGAGTCCGGTAAGAACGAGCGTGTGACGATTCGCGAGTTCTGCGCGAATGGAAGTTGCATGGAAGCGAAGGAACTTGAGGCCAAGCTTGATGAAGGAAATATTCAAGAAGCAGAATCGGCATTGCGTGAAGGGTTGTCACTAAATTTTGAg GAAGCAAGGGCTCTTCTTGGAAAGTTAGAGTATCAGAGAGGTAATGTTGAAGGTGCACTTCGTGTGTTTGATGGGATTGATCTTGAAGCAGCCATACAGCGATTGCAAAGTTCCCTTTCTGAAAAAACACCTGTTAAGAAAGGCCCCACTCGCAGTGAATCACCTTCCTCCGTCTCTCAGCATGCTGCAACTTTGGTGCTTGAAGCCATCTACTTGAAAGCCAAGTCTCTACAAAAACTGGACAAATTTACTG AAGCTGCTAAAGAATGCAAGCGTGTTCTTGATGCCGTTGAGAAGATATTTGGTCAGGGTATACCTGATACACAAGTGGACAACAAATTGCAGGAGATAGTCAGCCATGCAGTAGAGCTCCTTCCAGAGCTTTGGAAACAGACTGGTTGCTATAATGAGGCATTGTCTGCTTATAGGAATGCCCTTCTTAGTCAATGGAACCTTGATAATGATTGCTGTGCAAGAATTCAGATGGCATTTGCTGTGTTTATGCTGTACAGTGGGGTGGAGGCAAGTCCACCTAGTTTAGCCGTTCAGATTGATGGGTCCTATGTACCCAAAAATAATCTGGAAGAGGCAATTCTGCTTCTAATGATTCTTTTGAGAAAGTTTAGCCTTGGTAAGATAAATTGGGATCCTTCTATTATGGAACACCTGACTTTTGCACTTTCAGCATGTGGTCAAACTTCTATTTTGGCAAAGCAATTTGAAGAGTTGGCACCTGGTGTATATCACCGTATTGACCGATGGAATTTTTTAGCTCTATGTAATAGTGGAGCTGGAGAAAATGAAAGTGCTTTGAATCTGCTAAGGATGTCATTGCATAAACATGAAAGACCAGATGAccttatatcattattattggCTGCGAAGATTTGCAGTGAGGATCCTCATCATGCTGCTGAGGGAGCAGGATATGCACAGAGAGCAATCAATATTGCTCAGGGCTTAGATGGGCATTTGAAAGGTGTGGGTCTTCGGATGTTGGGGCTTTGCCTGGGAAAACAAGCTAAGGTTTCTTCTTCCGACTTTGAGAGGTCTATGCTTCAATCCAAAGCTCTGCAATCATTGGAGGAGGCAGTTAGACTGGAGCAAAACAATTATGATCTAATTTTTGAGCTGGCTATTCAATATGCTGAGCACCGAAATTTAACTGCTGCTTTATCCTGTGCCAAGCAGTTCTTTGACAAAACTGGTGGCTCTAAATTAAAAGGTTGGAGATTGCTTGCTCTGGTTTTGTCTGCACAAAAAAGATTTTCAGAGGCTGAAGTGGTGACTGATGCTGCTTTAGATGAGACTGCAAAATGGGAGCAGGGGCCACTACTCAGGCTGAAAGCCAAGCTGAAGATCTCCCAATTACGACCCATGGATGCTATTGAAATTTACCGTTACCTTCTTGCATTGGTTCAAGCCCAGAGGAAATCGTCTGGGCCTCTCAAACTTAGTTCACAG GTTGAGGATTATACAATAAATGAATTTGAAGTTTGGCATGGTCTGGCAAATTTATATGCAAGCCTTTCTCACTGGAAGGATGCTGAAATCTGTTTGCAAAAGGCCAGAGAATTGAAGGAATATTCAGCAGCAACAATTCACACTGAAG GTATTATGTTCGATGGTCGTGGAGAATATCAAGAAGCTCTTATTGGTACTTTCAATGCGGTCCTATTTGAACCAAACTATGTGCCAAGCAAGATCTTGATGGCTTCTTTGATACTGAAAATGGGTTTTAAAGCTTCACCTGTTGCTAGAAGCTTACTTTCTGATGCACTTAGAATAGAACCCACTAACCGTATGGCTTGGTATTACTTGGGATTAACTCACAAGGCTGACGGCCGATTAGTGGATGCTGCAGATTGCTTCCAGGCAGCTTCCATGCTTGAAGAATCCGATCCCATTGAAAATTTCAGCTGTATGCTTTGA